One region of Chlorobiota bacterium genomic DNA includes:
- a CDS encoding FkbM family methyltransferase — translation MRELFKRIQRAGIGIEHACEVGVYLPESSNILEFLQLGIRGTLVEANPEVVEKIHLYFAGRADVRIYPYAVWDSDGEITLARAKSSTFVAALGSSPALKNDNYTIAENNSFTVQCRTFSRIDDGTIDLLSIDIEGADWYVLKHLVSRPKVISVETHGKYYVNPFLDSITSWMEREGYVAWYKDGSDTIYVRKGLITLRLTDRLALRSRNLRLAMRRAKGKLKRLARF, via the coding sequence ATGCGAGAATTGTTCAAGCGAATTCAAAGGGCCGGCATCGGGATTGAGCACGCCTGCGAGGTTGGGGTCTATTTGCCGGAATCATCGAACATCCTGGAGTTTCTGCAGCTTGGGATACGGGGCACCTTGGTGGAGGCAAACCCGGAGGTGGTGGAGAAGATTCATCTCTATTTCGCGGGGCGGGCGGACGTTCGGATTTACCCCTACGCCGTGTGGGATAGCGATGGTGAGATCACCCTTGCCCGTGCGAAATCCTCAACCTTTGTGGCCGCGCTTGGCAGCAGCCCCGCGCTGAAAAACGACAACTACACCATTGCCGAGAACAACAGCTTCACCGTTCAGTGCCGAACCTTCTCGCGGATTGACGATGGCACGATTGACCTGCTAAGCATTGATATCGAAGGTGCCGATTGGTACGTGCTGAAGCATCTGGTTAGCAGGCCCAAAGTGATCTCGGTGGAAACGCATGGCAAGTACTACGTCAACCCATTTCTTGATTCCATCACCAGTTGGATGGAGCGCGAAGGCTACGTTGCTTGGTACAAGGATGGAAGCGACACCATCTACGTGCGCAAAGGCTTGATAACGCTGCGGCTAACCGACCGACTGGCGTTGCGCAGCCGGAACCTGCGCCTTGCAATGCGGCGCGCCAAAGGGAAGTTGAAGCGGCTGGCTCGATTCTGA